Proteins encoded within one genomic window of Companilactobacillus sp.:
- a CDS encoding VOC family protein, translated as MTKGFSVVNHVGITVKNLDKAIPFYEALFGVKVSNVDELGGKRMAAVQGLDDTLIKYANVHLDNINIDILEYDEPKSTDASYSNEQVSAMHMCFEVDDIKAAVARLKELGIEPEGEPMFFEEADGLKSGFGTGVVYFKDPDGAHLELIEPKGPFQRG; from the coding sequence ATGACTAAAGGATTTTCAGTAGTAAATCACGTAGGTATCACGGTAAAAAATTTGGATAAAGCTATTCCATTTTACGAAGCTTTATTCGGCGTTAAAGTTTCTAACGTTGATGAACTTGGCGGTAAGCGTATGGCTGCCGTACAAGGATTAGACGATACATTGATCAAATATGCTAACGTCCATTTGGATAACATCAATATTGATATCTTGGAATACGACGAGCCTAAATCCACAGATGCTTCATATTCAAATGAACAAGTAAGTGCAATGCACATGTGTTTTGAAGTAGATGACATTAAAGCAGCCGTTGCTCGTTTGAAAGAACTAGGAATCGAGCCAGAAGGCGAACCAATGTTTTTTGAAGAAGCTGATGGTTTGAAGTCAGGCTTTGGAACAGGCGTTGTATACTTCAAAGACCCAGATGGCGCCCACTTAGAATTGATCGAACCAAAAGGTCCATTCCAACGCGGATAA
- a CDS encoding winged helix-turn-helix transcriptional regulator, whose product MEKKIYNIGVEVTMDVIGGKWKPIILCNLRHGEKRPSELLHLIPNISQKMLNQELKELQQDNIVDRTVYNQVPLKVVYSLSDYGQTLGTILTDLCDWGTMHAQTLESEGKNIELLEKEI is encoded by the coding sequence ATGGAGAAAAAAATTTATAACATTGGCGTTGAAGTTACCATGGATGTTATTGGTGGAAAGTGGAAACCTATTATATTATGCAATTTACGCCACGGTGAAAAACGCCCTAGTGAACTATTGCATTTGATCCCTAACATAAGTCAAAAAATGCTAAATCAAGAATTAAAAGAATTACAGCAAGATAACATCGTGGATCGGACAGTTTACAATCAAGTTCCATTAAAAGTGGTTTATTCATTAAGTGATTATGGACAGACGTTGGGAACTATTTTAACTGACCTATGCGATTGGGGAACCATGCATGCTCAAACCCTCGAAAGCGAAGGCAAAAATATCGAACTGTTAGAAAAAGAGATTTAA
- a CDS encoding aldo/keto reductase, whose translation MINSLNDRITLNNGIRMPGLGLGVYQIPDEDTAKVVADGIKAGYRLIDTAQIYGNESGTGKGIKEALAETGLNREDLFVTSKVWNNHLTYDETIEQYNNSLEKLELDYLDLYLIHWPGDNSFKESYRALEDLYKAGKIKAIGVSNFEIHHLKELAEDASVTPVLNQVESHPRMSQDELRKYAVANDIKIQAWSPLMQGQILKNETLQKIADKYNKSVAQVILRWDIQRDVMLVVKSVRPERMAANANVFDFNLDKEDIKAINDLNQNLRVGPEPDEFDFE comes from the coding sequence ATGATCAACTCATTAAATGACCGTATCACATTAAATAACGGCATAAGAATGCCAGGATTGGGACTTGGTGTTTACCAAATTCCTGATGAAGATACAGCAAAAGTCGTTGCCGATGGAATTAAAGCTGGCTATCGTTTGATTGATACTGCACAAATTTATGGTAACGAATCAGGTACTGGAAAAGGTATCAAAGAAGCACTTGCTGAAACAGGTTTAAACCGTGAAGATTTGTTTGTTACTTCAAAAGTTTGGAATAATCACCTAACTTATGATGAAACAATCGAACAATATAACAACAGTCTAGAAAAATTAGAATTGGATTATCTAGATTTATATCTGATCCACTGGCCTGGCGATAATTCTTTCAAAGAATCATATCGTGCATTAGAAGACTTGTATAAAGCCGGAAAAATCAAAGCAATTGGCGTAAGTAACTTTGAGATCCACCACCTGAAAGAATTGGCTGAAGACGCCTCTGTTACCCCTGTCTTGAACCAAGTTGAATCACATCCTCGTATGAGCCAAGATGAGTTACGCAAATATGCTGTAGCTAATGACATTAAGATCCAAGCTTGGTCTCCATTAATGCAAGGTCAAATTTTAAAAAATGAAACTTTGCAAAAAATTGCTGATAAGTATAACAAATCAGTTGCACAAGTAATTTTACGTTGGGACATTCAACGTGATGTAATGCTAGTAGTTAAGTCGGTTCGTCCTGAGAGAATGGCCGCCAATGCAAATGTCTTTGATTTTAATTTAGACAAAGAAGATATCAAAGCAATAAATGACTTAAACCAAAATTTACGTGTTGGTCCAGAACCAGATGAATTTGATTTCGAATAA
- a CDS encoding Lreu_0056 family protein yields MQHNNWKKIAILSILIIAITGCSNNSSKKQSSSQTKTEQTQPKKAAPLWNNSKDKKLGSYMKALGWSWNTAFKEYSGHGSMVTSIGATFPKDFSKATVEDSKDSIGWSKTGNGSKDYNVVAIYDYDNQNAAIEGHQTFFFAFHKKQPVVLVSDTQNAKPIIKKSTRKELNTAFTNMAQNKKVTFPSVGNMKDVHPQADSTQKSDDNDDAEVTVTDPKTVGIMVYQNAASFYDPSTFSEGLHLYTLDDGKYELDTGTAASEITYQIQGDTVHYWTLDPDSGESIAEQTKKESTIPLKELVSKYYSTSDQKQAVQHAVSLLQEQ; encoded by the coding sequence ATGCAGCATAATAACTGGAAGAAAATTGCAATACTTTCTATTCTTATCATTGCGATAACGGGGTGTAGCAATAATAGTTCGAAAAAACAAAGCAGTTCGCAAACTAAGACTGAACAAACTCAGCCTAAGAAGGCTGCGCCACTTTGGAACAACTCAAAAGATAAGAAATTGGGATCATATATGAAGGCTCTTGGTTGGTCTTGGAATACTGCGTTTAAGGAATATAGTGGTCATGGATCAATGGTGACCTCAATTGGCGCAACATTTCCTAAAGATTTTTCAAAAGCAACTGTAGAAGATTCTAAAGATAGCATTGGTTGGAGCAAAACGGGAAACGGCTCGAAAGATTATAACGTGGTTGCAATCTATGATTACGACAATCAAAACGCAGCCATCGAAGGTCATCAGACTTTCTTCTTCGCTTTCCACAAGAAACAACCAGTTGTTTTGGTCAGCGACACGCAGAATGCAAAGCCGATCATCAAGAAATCGACTCGTAAAGAATTGAATACAGCTTTTACAAACATGGCTCAAAACAAAAAGGTGACATTCCCAAGTGTCGGCAATATGAAGGATGTTCATCCACAAGCAGATTCCACGCAAAAATCAGACGACAATGATGATGCTGAAGTTACAGTGACCGATCCAAAGACAGTAGGAATTATGGTTTATCAGAATGCAGCATCATTCTATGATCCTTCGACATTTTCAGAAGGATTGCATCTTTACACATTGGATGATGGAAAGTATGAATTAGACACTGGAACTGCTGCTTCAGAAATCACGTATCAAATCCAAGGTGACACAGTCCATTACTGGACACTAGATCCTGATAGTGGAGAAAGTATCGCTGAACAAACTAAGAAGGAATCGACGATTCCATTAAAAGAATTGGTATCTAAGTACTATTCAACTTCTGATCAAAAACAGGCCGTACAGCACGCGGTATCATTACTTCAAGAACAATAA
- a CDS encoding glucose-1-dehydrogenase, which translates to MYKDLNNKVAVITGGSKGIGTAISKRFGEEKMSVVVNYNSDANGAEAAVEEIKKAGGQGIAVQANIGTEEGVQKLINAAVDNFGTVDVWVNNAGMENQHETHELSLQDWEKVINVNLTGVFLGSKAALNYFVKNNKKGNIINMSSVHEQIPWPTFAHYAASKGGVKLFTETIAMEYAARNVRVNSIGPGAINTPINAKKFADPEQLANTTKMVPMQRIGDPSEVASAAAWLASDQSSYVTGITLFVDGGMTLYPAFQGGQG; encoded by the coding sequence ATGTATAAGGACTTAAACAATAAAGTTGCTGTTATCACTGGTGGTTCAAAGGGAATTGGAACTGCAATCTCAAAACGTTTCGGTGAAGAAAAAATGAGCGTCGTTGTTAATTACAATTCTGACGCTAATGGTGCCGAAGCCGCTGTAGAGGAAATTAAAAAAGCTGGTGGTCAAGGTATAGCCGTTCAAGCAAATATTGGAACTGAAGAAGGCGTTCAAAAATTGATCAACGCAGCCGTTGATAACTTTGGAACAGTTGACGTTTGGGTAAATAATGCCGGTATGGAAAACCAGCATGAAACTCATGAATTATCATTGCAAGATTGGGAAAAAGTCATCAACGTTAATTTGACTGGCGTTTTTCTAGGTTCAAAAGCTGCATTGAATTACTTCGTTAAGAACAATAAAAAAGGCAATATTATTAACATGTCATCCGTTCACGAACAAATTCCATGGCCAACTTTTGCTCATTATGCAGCCTCAAAAGGTGGAGTTAAGTTGTTTACTGAAACAATTGCAATGGAATATGCTGCCAGAAATGTGCGTGTAAATAGTATTGGACCTGGTGCCATCAATACTCCGATCAATGCAAAAAAATTTGCTGATCCAGAGCAATTGGCTAACACAACTAAGATGGTGCCAATGCAAAGAATTGGTGATCCTAGCGAAGTTGCATCAGCTGCTGCTTGGTTAGCATCAGACCAATCAAGCTATGTTACAGGTATTACATTATTCGTTGATGGCGGAATGACTCTTTATCCTGCTTTCCAAGGTGGCCAAGGATAA
- a CDS encoding VOC family protein gives MAKGFSVVNHVGITVKNLDKAIPFYEALFGVKVSNIDELGGKRMAAVQGLDDTLIKYANVHLDNINIDILEYDEPKSTEAKYSNEQVSAMHMCFEVDDIKAAVARLKELGIEPEGEPMFFEEADGLKSGFGTGVVYFKDPDGAHLELIEPKGPFQRG, from the coding sequence ATGGCAAAAGGATTTTCAGTAGTAAATCATGTAGGTATCACTGTTAAGAATTTGGATAAGGCTATCCCATTTTATGAGGCATTATTCGGTGTCAAAGTTTCTAACATCGATGAACTTGGTGGCAAGCGTATGGCTGCTGTTCAAGGCTTGGACGATACGTTGATTAAATACGCTAATGTCCATTTGGATAATATCAATATTGATATCTTGGAATACGATGAGCCTAAGTCAACTGAGGCAAAGTATTCAAATGAACAAGTAAGTGCAATGCACATGTGTTTTGAAGTAGATGACATTAAAGCAGCCGTTGCTCGTTTGAAAGAATTAGGAATTGAGCCAGAAGGCGAACCAATGTTTTTTGAAGAAGCTGATGGTTTGAAGTCAGGCTTTGGAACAGGCGTTGTATACTTCAAAGACCCAGATGGCGCTCACTTGGAATTGATTGAACCAAAAGGTCCATTCCAACGAGGATAA
- a CDS encoding Gfo/Idh/MocA family protein: MRLGILGAGKIVTEALPVISAVPDIQLAAIFATPRSKEKLLEMQNKYNIEKIYTDLDELLSDDGIDTVYVALPNSLHFDFAKKSLLAGKNVISEKPFVETVDQLIELRAIAKEKSLLLVEAITNQYLPNYQVVKDNLAKLGDIKLVIANYSQYSSRYDAFKAGKISPAFDPTKGGGALMDLNIYNLHLIIGLFGKPANIQYRPNIDENIDTSGIVSLSYPKLQALAIAAKDADGDSSLIIEGTNGRLKVNGAPNTLGSVELTLRNKGSIRLAPDDNHHRMHAEFVQFAELVAKPDPEFVKKRLDHSQQVLKVLEQAHKNL; the protein is encoded by the coding sequence ATGAGATTAGGAATTCTTGGAGCGGGGAAAATAGTTACCGAAGCATTACCAGTCATTTCAGCCGTTCCAGACATTCAATTAGCAGCAATTTTTGCTACACCTCGTAGTAAAGAAAAATTGCTTGAGATGCAAAACAAATACAACATTGAAAAAATTTATACGGATTTAGACGAACTGTTATCTGACGATGGCATTGACACAGTTTATGTTGCTTTGCCAAATAGCTTGCACTTCGATTTTGCAAAAAAGAGTTTGTTGGCCGGTAAGAACGTTATCAGTGAAAAACCATTTGTTGAAACAGTTGACCAGTTAATCGAATTACGTGCAATTGCAAAAGAAAAGAGCTTATTGTTAGTTGAAGCAATCACGAACCAATATTTACCTAATTATCAGGTTGTCAAAGACAATCTTGCTAAGTTAGGCGATATCAAATTAGTTATTGCCAATTACTCTCAATATTCATCACGATATGATGCGTTCAAAGCAGGCAAAATTTCCCCAGCATTCGACCCCACAAAAGGTGGCGGTGCACTAATGGATCTGAATATTTATAATCTACACTTGATTATCGGCTTATTCGGAAAACCTGCTAATATCCAATATCGTCCAAATATAGATGAAAACATTGATACATCGGGAATTGTTTCGCTTTCATATCCTAAACTACAAGCCTTGGCAATCGCAGCAAAGGATGCAGATGGCGACAGCAGCTTGATCATAGAAGGTACCAATGGTCGTTTAAAAGTGAACGGAGCTCCAAATACATTGGGCTCAGTAGAATTAACATTGCGTAATAAAGGTTCAATTAGGCTTGCACCAGACGATAACCATCACCGCATGCATGCTGAGTTTGTTCAGTTTGCAGAACTAGTAGCAAAACCTGATCCAGAATTTGTCAAAAAACGTTTAGACCATAGTCAACAGGTGTTAAAAGTTCTAGAACAAGCACATAAAAATCTATAA
- a CDS encoding GRP family sugar transporter, producing MNILIALIPALGWGIQPIILGKIGGKPSNQILGTGIGALIVGLIINFTMSPSAIPTKVFLISLLSGIFWVIGQVGQYKALKLIGVSKTMPLTTGLQLIGTSIISIIFFGEWASSISKIGGTFAILLLIIGAVLTSFSEKNTSKDTFYKGLMILVLTSVGYWIYSALPKMVNASGLSIFFPQMLGVFIGATVYTLFSNRSAFKATVSWKLVVIGLTFSISALAYIFAAQANGVVTAFIMTQLNVVVATLGGLLILKESKTHKELIFTLLGLILIVVGSVITVFL from the coding sequence ATGAATATTTTAATTGCTTTGATTCCGGCTTTAGGTTGGGGAATTCAACCGATAATTTTAGGAAAAATTGGTGGGAAGCCTTCAAATCAAATTTTAGGAACAGGTATTGGAGCGTTGATTGTTGGCTTAATTATCAACTTTACGATGTCACCCAGTGCAATTCCAACAAAGGTGTTTCTAATTAGTTTACTCTCAGGCATTTTCTGGGTGATTGGTCAAGTTGGACAATATAAAGCCCTAAAATTGATTGGTGTATCAAAAACTATGCCTCTTACGACCGGCTTGCAATTAATTGGAACATCGATCATCAGTATCATCTTTTTTGGAGAGTGGGCTTCAAGTATTAGTAAAATTGGCGGCACCTTTGCTATCCTACTATTAATTATTGGAGCAGTTCTAACTTCATTCTCTGAAAAAAATACATCTAAAGATACCTTTTATAAAGGTTTAATGATCTTAGTTTTAACTAGTGTTGGTTATTGGATTTACAGTGCATTGCCAAAAATGGTTAATGCATCTGGATTGTCAATTTTCTTTCCACAAATGTTAGGAGTATTTATTGGAGCCACTGTCTATACATTATTTTCAAATCGAAGCGCTTTTAAAGCAACCGTCAGCTGGAAATTGGTTGTAATTGGATTAACCTTTAGCATATCTGCTTTAGCGTACATTTTCGCAGCTCAAGCAAATGGTGTAGTAACCGCCTTTATCATGACACAACTGAACGTTGTTGTAGCAACATTAGGTGGTTTGCTGATTCTAAAAGAGTCCAAAACACATAAGGAATTAATTTTTACGCTACTGGGATTGATACTTATCGTTGTTGGAAGCGTAATAACCGTATTTTTATAA
- a CDS encoding TMEM175 family protein, producing the protein MKKGRIEAFSDGVLAIIITIMILEIKTPESGHARAMFGMIPYFVSFVVSFILVCIGWYNQHYVISVTKWFSRRAFWANSVWLFVMAFLPVATAWVSEFWWMRAPEMFYLIVYSCWNITFHIFIAVLYRDHKDKYPKVSKKLAETRAGQKKFMWFHVILFTIGFILTYFWPMMSIAIIFIESVIWFGNVPRKRGDQFEI; encoded by the coding sequence ATGAAGAAGGGTCGTATTGAGGCTTTTAGTGATGGGGTATTGGCAATTATTATTACCATTATGATTTTGGAGATCAAAACGCCAGAGTCAGGTCATGCACGTGCAATGTTTGGGATGATTCCGTATTTTGTTTCCTTTGTTGTTAGCTTTATCTTGGTTTGTATCGGCTGGTACAATCAGCACTATGTTATATCAGTGACAAAGTGGTTCTCACGTCGAGCATTTTGGGCAAATAGCGTTTGGTTATTCGTAATGGCATTTTTACCGGTCGCCACTGCTTGGGTCAGTGAGTTTTGGTGGATGCGTGCACCGGAAATGTTTTATCTGATTGTTTATTCGTGTTGGAATATCACATTTCATATTTTTATTGCAGTGTTATACAGGGATCATAAAGATAAGTATCCAAAAGTTTCCAAGAAATTAGCTGAAACCAGAGCCGGTCAAAAGAAATTTATGTGGTTTCATGTGATATTGTTTACGATTGGATTTATTTTGACTTATTTCTGGCCAATGATGAGTATTGCGATTATCTTTATTGAATCAGTTATTTGGTTCGGGAATGTTCCACGCAAACGTGGAGATCAATTTGAAATTTAA